In a single window of the Leifsonia sp. 1010 genome:
- a CDS encoding sigma-70 family RNA polymerase sigma factor gives MENGATVPLPDADAITSVFREQYGRAVSVLYRVFGDLDRAEDAVQDAFAVAAERWPCDGIPPAPAGWIITTARRRAIDRLRRDAVGREKEAEAALLRQLTDDGHADADEDADDPADAIADDRLRLVFTCCHPALSPEARVALTLRLLGGLTTAEIARAFLVPEPTMAQRISRAKAKIRDARIPYRIPSADDLPARLRSVLAVVYLVFSEGYAASAGDRLVREELCTEAIRLARELRSLLPDEEEVLGLLALLLLVDARRAARVDAAGALVPLPEQDRSRWNAEQIAEGHELVRKCLARGRPGPYQLQAAIQAVHDDAPTAADTDWPQIVALYDQLLRASPTPVVALNRAVAVAEVQGPDTGLAALDPLREPLAGFYLLHGVRAGLLLRAGRTAEAAHEYGVAASLCGGDAERAFLLERRDALTRRD, from the coding sequence ATGGAGAACGGTGCAACGGTTCCGCTGCCGGACGCCGACGCGATCACGTCGGTGTTCCGCGAACAGTACGGCCGCGCCGTCTCCGTGCTGTACCGCGTCTTCGGCGACCTCGACCGCGCAGAGGATGCGGTGCAGGACGCCTTCGCCGTCGCCGCCGAGCGCTGGCCGTGCGACGGCATTCCACCCGCACCGGCCGGCTGGATCATCACGACGGCCCGTCGCCGCGCGATCGACCGGCTGCGACGGGATGCGGTCGGGCGCGAGAAGGAAGCCGAGGCGGCCCTGCTGCGGCAGCTGACCGACGACGGCCATGCGGATGCCGACGAGGATGCCGACGACCCCGCCGACGCCATCGCCGACGACCGCCTCCGCCTCGTCTTCACCTGCTGCCATCCCGCCCTGTCGCCGGAGGCCCGCGTCGCCCTGACCCTCCGCCTGCTCGGCGGGCTGACCACCGCCGAGATCGCCCGGGCGTTCCTCGTGCCCGAGCCGACGATGGCGCAGCGCATCTCGCGCGCGAAGGCGAAGATCCGCGACGCGCGCATCCCGTACCGCATCCCCTCCGCCGACGACCTCCCCGCCCGGCTACGGTCCGTGCTGGCCGTGGTGTACCTCGTGTTCAGCGAGGGGTACGCAGCGAGCGCCGGCGACCGGCTCGTACGGGAGGAGCTGTGCACGGAGGCGATCCGGCTGGCGCGCGAACTGCGTTCCCTGCTGCCGGACGAGGAGGAGGTGCTCGGCCTCCTCGCCCTGCTGCTGCTGGTGGATGCGCGCCGAGCGGCCCGGGTCGACGCGGCGGGCGCTCTCGTCCCGCTCCCCGAGCAGGACCGGTCCCGCTGGAACGCGGAGCAGATCGCCGAGGGCCACGAGCTAGTCCGGAAATGCCTGGCGCGCGGGCGGCCGGGTCCGTATCAGCTGCAGGCGGCCATCCAAGCGGTGCATGACGACGCCCCGACGGCCGCGGACACGGACTGGCCGCAGATCGTCGCCCTCTACGACCAGCTGCTGCGCGCCTCCCCCACGCCCGTGGTCGCGCTGAACCGTGCGGTCGCCGTAGCCGAGGTGCAGGGACCGGATACGGGCCTGGCCGCGCTGGACCCGCTGCGCGAACCGCTCGCCGGCTTCTACCTGCTCCACGGCGTGCGGGCCGGGCTCCTGCTGCGCGCCGGGCGGACGGCCGAGGCCGCGCACGAATACGGCGTCGCCGCCTCGCTGTGCGGCGGTGACGCCGAGCGGGCGTTCCTGCTCGAGCGACGGGACGCCCTCACGCGGCGGGACTGA
- a CDS encoding YciI family protein, which translates to MTQYLLSVYQPDGAAPAPEVLAAIGRDLDALNADIRAAGAWVFSNGLLPISASTVLRPQDGDVLVTDGPFAEGKEHLGGFTIVEAPDLDAALEWGRRLALATTLPIEVRPFAE; encoded by the coding sequence ATGACCCAGTACCTGCTCAGCGTCTACCAGCCGGATGGAGCAGCTCCGGCGCCCGAGGTGCTCGCCGCCATCGGACGCGACCTCGACGCCCTGAACGCCGACATCCGGGCCGCCGGCGCGTGGGTGTTCTCGAACGGCCTCCTCCCGATCTCCGCCTCCACCGTGCTGCGCCCGCAGGATGGCGACGTCCTGGTCACCGACGGCCCGTTCGCCGAAGGCAAGGAGCATCTCGGCGGCTTCACGATCGTGGAGGCGCCCGACTTGGATGCGGCACTCGAGTGGGGCAGGCGGCTCGCGCTGGCCACCACGCTGCCGATCGAGGTGCGGCCCTTCGCGGAGTGA
- a CDS encoding MFS transporter gives MTAAAVGVSHASVRRLIAPLALAQFICSFAGSNMNVMINDMSKDLDTTVQGIQVSITLFLLTMAALMIPAGKLTDKIGRKRCFTLGLIVYGIGAIISALSPGLWALILGNSILEGIGTALLIPPVYILTTLYLPDIATRAWAFGIISALGGIGAAAGPLIGGLITSAISWRAAFLFQALIIVIILLLSRRLTDPVPADPDRPFDVVGAVLSALGLFVLVLGILAADTSVPLMIALVLAGIVILAGFFWWVRSRERAGKEVLLSTALFKNRVSNIALITQNLQWVLLMGTSFTVSAYLQVVRGHNAIETGVIFTAATVGLLLTSLVAGRLAKRFSQRGLILTGFVLCIPGVVLLIWLVAVSTTEWSFVPGLFLIGAGLGLMLTPSVNVVQSAFPEKAQGEISGLSRSVSNLGSTLGTAIAGTILVANIDAGGAAYGTAMAVLAILGVGGLIAALFLPEDRHRRATA, from the coding sequence ATGACCGCAGCAGCCGTCGGCGTCTCGCACGCATCGGTCCGGCGCCTGATCGCGCCGCTCGCGCTCGCGCAGTTCATCTGCAGCTTCGCGGGCTCGAACATGAACGTGATGATCAACGACATGTCGAAGGATCTCGACACGACCGTCCAGGGCATCCAGGTCAGCATCACGCTGTTCCTGCTGACCATGGCCGCCCTGATGATCCCGGCGGGCAAGCTGACCGACAAGATCGGCCGGAAACGCTGCTTCACCCTCGGGCTCATCGTCTACGGCATCGGCGCGATCATCAGCGCGCTCTCCCCCGGGCTGTGGGCGCTCATCCTCGGCAACAGCATCCTCGAGGGGATCGGGACGGCGCTGCTGATCCCGCCGGTCTACATCCTGACCACCCTCTACCTGCCGGACATCGCGACGCGTGCCTGGGCGTTCGGGATCATCAGCGCGCTCGGCGGCATCGGCGCCGCCGCCGGTCCGCTGATCGGCGGCCTGATCACCAGCGCGATCAGCTGGCGGGCTGCGTTCCTGTTCCAGGCGCTCATCATCGTGATCATCCTGCTGCTCAGCCGTCGTCTGACCGACCCGGTGCCTGCCGACCCCGACCGGCCGTTCGACGTCGTCGGCGCTGTGCTCTCCGCCCTCGGACTGTTCGTGCTGGTGCTCGGCATCCTCGCGGCCGACACCAGCGTCCCGCTGATGATCGCCCTCGTCCTCGCCGGGATCGTCATTCTCGCCGGTTTCTTCTGGTGGGTGCGCAGCCGCGAGCGCGCGGGCAAAGAGGTGCTGCTCTCCACTGCCTTATTCAAGAACCGGGTGTCGAACATCGCGCTGATCACCCAGAACCTGCAGTGGGTGCTGCTGATGGGCACGTCGTTCACGGTGTCCGCCTACCTCCAGGTGGTGCGCGGTCACAACGCCATCGAGACCGGCGTCATCTTCACCGCGGCGACGGTCGGACTGCTCCTGACATCGCTGGTGGCCGGGAGGCTGGCGAAGCGCTTCTCGCAGCGGGGTCTCATCCTGACCGGGTTCGTGCTCTGCATCCCCGGGGTGGTGCTGCTGATCTGGCTGGTGGCGGTGAGCACGACGGAATGGTCGTTCGTGCCCGGGCTGTTCCTGATCGGCGCCGGGCTCGGACTGATGCTCACGCCGTCGGTGAACGTCGTGCAATCGGCGTTCCCCGAGAAGGCGCAGGGCGAGATCTCCGGGCTGTCGCGGAGCGTATCCAACCTGGGATCGACGCTCGGCACGGCGATCGCCGGCACCATCCTCGTCGCCAACATCGACGCGGGCGGGGCGGCGTACGGCACCGCGATGGCCGTGCTGGCGATCCTCGGCGTCGGCGGCCTGATCGCCGCGCTGTTCCTGCCGGAGGACCGTCACCGGCGCGCGACCGCGTGA
- a CDS encoding glycoside hydrolase family 15 protein has product MAATENAFPDIADHGLIGDLQTVALVSTEGSIDWFCAPRFDSPAVFSSLLDREKGGFFRIRAEDDGMRIKQMYFPQTAVLITRFMCPSGVGEVIDFMPVADEPTIPSDNRMVLRGIRVVRGELDFHIECRPRFDFGRRHHTASAVDGGVVFEGDAVRASLTGLTADELGGLDLAGGDVDATVTVSAGELRLFVFQTAPESGAEPLTADAGETAFRETVAFWREWLQRSTYAGRWRESVERSAMVLKLLQYAPSGGLVAAPTAALPEQLGGVRNWDYRYTWIRDGSFSVFSLLALGYTEEAIAFALWVSDRVAEQAGESSGPLKIMYRIDGSSDLEERELEDFEGYAGSRPVNIGNGAADQLQLDIYGEALDALYATERYRPIGHPGWSKLCRILDWLVANWDQPDEGVWETRGGRKDFTYGRIMCWVAFDRAIAIARDRGLPAPLEEWLEARDAIYEQVFTRCWNPDRQAFVQYPGTDVVDAITLLMPLVGMISPQDPMWLSTLDAITEELVTDSLVYRYNPAASPDGLPGAEGTFSLCSFFYVNALTDAGRIDEAQYAFEKMLTYGNHLGLFAEEIDPAGLQLGNFPQAFTHLALIRAAITLDAALDRQQKREAAPPAGPRATSGRPRR; this is encoded by the coding sequence ATGGCCGCAACCGAGAACGCGTTCCCGGATATCGCCGACCACGGACTGATCGGCGACCTGCAGACGGTGGCCCTCGTCTCGACCGAGGGGTCGATCGACTGGTTCTGTGCACCGCGCTTCGACTCGCCGGCGGTCTTCTCGTCGCTGCTCGACCGCGAGAAGGGCGGCTTCTTCCGCATCCGGGCGGAGGACGACGGGATGCGGATCAAGCAGATGTACTTCCCGCAGACGGCCGTCCTCATCACCCGGTTCATGTGTCCGTCCGGAGTCGGCGAGGTGATCGACTTCATGCCCGTCGCCGACGAGCCCACCATCCCGAGCGACAACCGCATGGTGCTGCGCGGCATCCGGGTGGTCCGTGGCGAACTGGACTTCCACATCGAGTGCCGTCCGCGGTTCGACTTCGGTCGGCGTCACCACACGGCGAGCGCAGTCGACGGCGGCGTGGTGTTCGAGGGCGACGCGGTCCGCGCGTCCCTCACCGGGCTGACGGCGGATGAGCTGGGCGGCCTCGACCTCGCCGGTGGCGATGTGGATGCGACGGTCACGGTCTCCGCGGGAGAACTCCGGCTCTTCGTCTTCCAGACCGCGCCGGAGTCCGGAGCCGAGCCGCTCACCGCGGACGCCGGAGAGACGGCCTTCCGCGAGACCGTGGCGTTCTGGCGCGAGTGGCTTCAGCGCAGCACGTACGCGGGCCGCTGGCGCGAGTCGGTGGAGCGATCCGCCATGGTGCTGAAGCTGCTGCAGTACGCGCCGAGCGGCGGACTGGTCGCCGCGCCGACGGCCGCGCTACCCGAGCAGCTCGGGGGAGTGCGCAACTGGGACTACCGCTACACCTGGATCCGCGACGGCTCGTTCTCCGTCTTCTCGCTGCTCGCGCTCGGCTACACCGAGGAGGCGATCGCGTTCGCGCTGTGGGTCTCCGACCGGGTCGCCGAACAGGCCGGGGAGAGCTCGGGCCCGCTGAAGATCATGTACCGGATCGACGGTTCCTCCGACCTGGAAGAGCGCGAACTGGAGGACTTCGAGGGGTACGCGGGGTCGCGTCCGGTGAACATCGGCAACGGCGCCGCCGACCAGCTGCAGCTCGACATCTACGGGGAGGCGCTCGACGCGCTGTACGCCACCGAGCGCTACCGGCCGATCGGGCATCCCGGCTGGAGCAAGCTGTGCCGGATCCTCGACTGGCTGGTGGCGAACTGGGACCAGCCGGACGAGGGCGTCTGGGAGACGCGCGGCGGCCGCAAGGACTTCACGTACGGACGCATCATGTGCTGGGTCGCCTTCGACCGGGCCATCGCCATCGCCCGCGACCGGGGGCTGCCCGCTCCTCTCGAGGAGTGGCTCGAGGCGCGCGATGCCATCTACGAGCAGGTGTTCACCCGGTGCTGGAATCCGGACCGGCAGGCGTTCGTGCAGTACCCGGGCACCGACGTCGTGGATGCGATCACCCTGCTGATGCCGCTGGTCGGCATGATCTCGCCGCAGGACCCGATGTGGCTGTCGACGCTCGACGCCATTACCGAGGAGCTGGTGACCGACAGTCTGGTGTACCGCTACAACCCGGCCGCGTCGCCGGACGGCCTGCCCGGTGCGGAGGGGACCTTCTCGCTGTGCTCCTTCTTCTACGTGAACGCCTTGACGGATGCGGGCAGGATCGACGAGGCGCAGTACGCCTTCGAGAAGATGCTGACCTACGGCAACCACCTGGGGCTGTTCGCCGAGGAGATCGACCCGGCGGGGCTGCAGCTGGGCAACTTCCCGCAGGCGTTCACCCACCTCGCGCTGATCCGAGCGGCGATCACTCTGGACGCTGCGCTCGACCGGCAGCAGAAGCGAGAGGCGGCTCCTCCGGCCGGCCCGCGGGCGACCTCCGGCCGACCGCGCCGCTGA